A single genomic interval of Candidatus Eisenbacteria bacterium harbors:
- a CDS encoding asparagine synthase-related protein produces MAGIAGIAEAGRTGDVTKMLEKIEHRGRAGRLVVEIEQATLGVAFNDRNATALALEQNTVRDYAGKWHFAEAKVSDEKVLLSRDPVGVAPLYYGRTGSGAVCFASEVKAILTATDDVRILPPGCSYDGIQMKTDYFPDKQPLLREKPEVVAKELRRKLTASVERCIAGQEVGAWLSGGLDSSTMAALARPFVKKLHTFSAGLAGAPDLEYAREVADFLEANHHEARTSMNQMLQLLPEVIYHLESFDALLVRSSVANYLAGKAAAEYVTDVLSGEGGDEMFAGYEYLKTLQPDKLADELIDITARLHNTALQRVDRCASAHGVVAHVPFLDPDVVEYVLRIPVEFKIHGGVEKWILRRALDDALPQKILQRRKAKFWEGAGIGELLAQHADGKISDADFGQERILPNGWTINTKEELMYYRIFRERFGELGDLSWMGRTKGAPSAATE; encoded by the coding sequence TTGGCTGGCATAGCGGGCATAGCAGAAGCAGGCAGAACCGGGGACGTTACGAAGATGCTGGAGAAGATTGAGCATCGCGGCAGAGCAGGGAGACTGGTTGTTGAGATCGAACAAGCGACTCTTGGCGTTGCGTTCAACGACCGTAATGCAACCGCACTTGCGCTCGAACAAAACACCGTGCGGGACTACGCCGGGAAGTGGCATTTTGCAGAGGCAAAGGTTAGCGACGAAAAGGTGCTGCTTTCACGGGATCCGGTTGGAGTCGCGCCGCTCTACTACGGGAGAACCGGAAGCGGTGCTGTGTGCTTTGCCTCAGAGGTAAAAGCTATTCTGACTGCGACCGATGATGTGCGCATCCTGCCTCCCGGCTGCTCGTATGATGGAATCCAGATGAAAACCGACTATTTCCCGGACAAGCAGCCGCTGCTAAGGGAAAAGCCGGAGGTTGTAGCGAAGGAGTTGAGGCGGAAGCTTACCGCCTCTGTGGAGAGGTGTATTGCCGGCCAGGAGGTTGGCGCATGGTTGTCCGGCGGATTGGACTCGAGTACAATGGCTGCGCTCGCCAGACCATTCGTCAAGAAACTTCACACCTTTTCCGCAGGCCTTGCAGGCGCACCAGACCTGGAGTATGCGCGAGAGGTCGCGGATTTCCTGGAGGCCAACCACCACGAAGCCCGGACAAGCATGAATCAGATGCTCCAACTTCTGCCGGAGGTCATATATCACCTGGAATCATTCGATGCGCTCCTGGTCCGTTCAAGTGTAGCAAACTATCTGGCAGGAAAGGCAGCGGCTGAGTACGTCACAGACGTACTCTCCGGAGAAGGCGGCGACGAGATGTTTGCGGGTTACGAGTACTTGAAGACCCTCCAGCCGGACAAGCTGGCCGATGAGCTTATCGACATCACAGCGCGGCTCCACAACACTGCTTTGCAGCGCGTCGACCGGTGTGCGTCGGCGCATGGGGTTGTTGCCCACGTTCCATTCCTCGACCCTGATGTCGTTGAGTATGTGTTGCGCATACCTGTGGAGTTCAAAATCCACGGCGGCGTCGAGAAATGGATCTTGCGGAGGGCTCTGGATGACGCGCTTCCTCAGAAGATCCTGCAAAGACGAAAAGCCAAGTTCTGGGAAGGGGCCGGAATTGGTGAGTTGTTGGCGCAACATGCTGACGGCAAGATCTCAGATGCGGATTTCGGGCAGGAGCGCATCTTGCCGAACGGCTGGACCATAAATACCAAGGAAGAGCTTATGTACTACCGCATTTTTCGGGAGCGCTTCGGAGAACTTGGTGATTTGTCGTGGATGGGACGGACAAAAGGGGCACCGTCCGCGGCAACAGAGTAG
- a CDS encoding cobalamin-binding protein, whose protein sequence is MRRVRGTRTDRFGLVRPQLDAHTLGITSVAQLLRDCGYHVIVADATASEAFGFPEDPARGAVIEHWLLDNQIDVLCFSYRLNPADGAALVSRLVGELKRRRLFAVDGGAVKALHFAGLPETCRMVRERNPEVGGIFVGDETPAETLRMLGIETEILPKDLLKGMAYDEDRLSFGKELIEKGEYLAVRPIDRSGCGGYGTGADRLESRIQYGIDHRMPPLTRAHVGPYLPDRAEAVRLFLQWTRELAASGLLDVLSIGTSQLTQSNFGEDWGDKPNGGGVPLNSKEEFAAVWQAARPMLVRSYAGTKNIVSLARMYEEAISIAWHALSLWWFCRIDGRGPYSVRENLEEHFETLRYIASTGKPFEPNVPHHFAFRGSDDVTYIVSAFVAAKVAKSLGVRLLVLQNMLNTPKYTWGVQDLAKSRAMLQLVRELEDDGFRVVLQPRGGLDYFSHDLDRAKAQLAAATALMDDIEPHNTNSPAIIHVVSFSEASHLADPPTVNESIQITRHALEAYRKLRRKGEIDDMSLHPEVLSRTAELVSDARVVIEAIESSIRNPYTPEGLYRILSSGFLPIPYLWECKEEFHRAAEWQTRLIRGSVKVVDEHGIPISASDRMRFVTKSERSIPEEYS, encoded by the coding sequence GTGAGAAGAGTCCGCGGGACCCGTACCGACCGCTTTGGATTGGTGCGTCCTCAATTGGATGCACACACACTCGGCATAACTTCGGTGGCGCAGCTTCTGAGGGATTGCGGCTACCACGTGATCGTGGCAGATGCTACCGCCTCCGAGGCATTCGGCTTCCCTGAAGATCCTGCCCGCGGCGCAGTCATCGAGCATTGGCTTCTCGACAACCAGATTGACGTTCTCTGTTTCAGCTACAGGCTGAATCCCGCGGACGGTGCAGCTTTAGTCTCACGCTTGGTTGGTGAACTCAAGCGGCGGCGTCTGTTCGCAGTGGATGGTGGTGCGGTCAAAGCCTTGCACTTCGCAGGGCTGCCCGAAACTTGCCGGATGGTCCGCGAGCGTAATCCTGAGGTGGGAGGGATCTTCGTGGGGGATGAGACCCCCGCTGAGACTCTCCGCATGCTGGGAATAGAGACAGAGATTTTGCCGAAAGACTTGCTCAAGGGGATGGCATACGACGAAGACCGTCTCTCGTTCGGCAAAGAACTGATTGAAAAAGGAGAGTATCTTGCAGTTCGACCTATTGACCGGAGTGGGTGTGGTGGGTACGGAACAGGAGCCGACCGGCTCGAATCAAGGATTCAATATGGGATTGACCACCGCATGCCGCCTCTTACGCGGGCTCATGTGGGGCCGTACCTTCCTGATCGCGCCGAGGCAGTGCGCCTGTTCCTGCAATGGACCCGTGAACTCGCCGCATCAGGCCTGCTTGACGTACTTTCTATTGGAACTTCTCAGCTCACTCAATCCAATTTCGGAGAAGATTGGGGCGATAAGCCGAATGGCGGCGGTGTGCCGCTCAACTCGAAGGAGGAGTTTGCCGCTGTCTGGCAGGCGGCGAGACCGATGCTCGTCCGGAGCTATGCCGGGACGAAGAACATCGTCTCGCTGGCAAGAATGTACGAAGAAGCGATAAGCATCGCCTGGCATGCGCTCTCGCTGTGGTGGTTCTGCCGGATAGACGGCCGGGGGCCGTATTCGGTGCGGGAGAACCTCGAAGAACATTTCGAGACTCTCAGGTACATCGCATCGACGGGGAAACCCTTCGAGCCGAATGTCCCTCACCATTTCGCCTTCCGCGGGTCTGATGATGTAACCTACATTGTGTCTGCTTTCGTCGCTGCCAAGGTTGCTAAATCGCTGGGTGTCCGGCTTCTGGTCCTGCAGAATATGCTCAACACGCCCAAATATACCTGGGGAGTTCAGGACCTGGCTAAGTCCAGGGCAATGCTACAGCTCGTTCGGGAACTTGAGGACGACGGGTTCCGCGTCGTCCTTCAGCCGCGCGGAGGGCTGGACTACTTCTCTCATGACCTCGACAGAGCAAAGGCACAACTTGCTGCAGCGACCGCGCTCATGGACGATATAGAACCTCATAACACGAACAGTCCTGCCATTATCCACGTGGTGAGTTTTTCCGAGGCCTCACATCTCGCAGATCCCCCGACTGTGAATGAAAGCATCCAGATAACTCGCCACGCACTTGAGGCGTACCGCAAACTGAGACGCAAGGGGGAGATCGACGACATGTCCCTCCACCCGGAAGTTCTGTCCCGGACTGCAGAACTCGTGTCTGACGCACGGGTCGTGATTGAAGCCATTGAATCATCGATCCGGAACCCGTACACGCCAGAAGGGCTCTACCGGATCCTTTCCTCTGGATTTCTGCCTATTCCTTACCTCTGGGAGTGCAAGGAGGAATTCCACCGGGCCGCTGAATGGCAAACCCGTCTGATCCGCGGATCAGTGAAGGTGGTGGATGAACATGGAATCCCGATCTCCGCGTCTGATCGAATGAGGTTTGTCACAAAATCGGAACGTTCCATTCCGGAAGAGTATTCTTGA
- the arsM gene encoding arsenite methyltransferase, with product MKKEKVKKAVREGYGRIAKEGSSCCAGAAPCCGGTSQSETISTSVGYSEKELREVPEGSNLGLGCGNPIALASLKEGETVLDLGSGAGFDCFLAANRVGKNGKVIGVDMTPEMVEKATQNAKKGNYGNVEFRLGEIEKLPVANDSVDAIISNCVINLSPEKEKVFREAFRVLRPGGRLMVSDLVLLKELPNSLKNSVQAYVGCLSGAMMKNEYLDAIRSAGFHEVRVLDETSFPVELMANDATGKAVVEDLNLSAGDLKEVADSVLSVKVSGVKD from the coding sequence ATGAAAAAAGAAAAAGTGAAGAAAGCCGTCAGAGAAGGCTACGGGCGAATTGCGAAGGAAGGGAGCTCTTGCTGCGCCGGTGCGGCGCCATGCTGCGGGGGCACCAGCCAGAGCGAGACGATAAGCACATCTGTGGGATATTCTGAAAAAGAGCTTAGAGAAGTCCCCGAAGGTTCAAACCTTGGACTGGGCTGCGGGAATCCGATCGCGCTGGCGTCTCTGAAAGAGGGCGAGACAGTTCTTGATCTTGGCTCAGGAGCAGGATTCGATTGTTTTCTCGCTGCCAACAGAGTTGGGAAGAACGGGAAAGTCATCGGCGTTGACATGACTCCCGAGATGGTCGAGAAGGCGACGCAAAACGCAAAGAAGGGCAATTACGGCAATGTTGAGTTCCGGCTCGGAGAGATTGAGAAACTGCCGGTCGCAAACGATTCAGTTGATGCAATAATCTCAAACTGTGTGATCAACCTCTCGCCCGAGAAGGAGAAGGTTTTCAGGGAAGCGTTCAGAGTCCTCAGGCCGGGCGGACGGCTGATGGTTTCAGACCTGGTGCTTCTCAAAGAGCTTCCGAATTCGCTGAAGAACTCTGTCCAAGCATACGTGGGGTGCCTCTCCGGAGCGATGATGAAAAATGAATACCTTGATGCCATCAGGTCAGCCGGGTTTCACGAGGTCAGAGTACTCGATGAGACCAGCTTCCCTGTCGAACTCATGGCAAATGACGCAACCGGAAAGGCAGTTGTGGAGGATCTGAATCTCTCGGCTGGCGATCTCAAGGAAGTCGCCGATTCAGTGTTGAGCGTCAAAGTCTCTGGTGTAAAAGACTGA
- a CDS encoding mechanosensitive ion channel, with translation MSLTAKLARRCMFQLAPASVVLVLTLTADGLAGAIGEGAAGTPDLSREFLRFVIWLPGSFVAGKIVLLIWNWVLLPIARRTRTSLDVVMLEGSRASVQWAVFLAGLNMAARASFQGAPAVTESVAWTVLRGALYVAVVLALTSVAYSFARAFTEWYGKGVGGGERPTSHDQVVTLLRKIAKFVFFFIAFTIIFDHFGVQIAGVLATAGVVSLAVAFAAQETIANMIAGFALTMDRPFRPGDRVELANGKMGDVLEIGFRSTRILAFDNTVINIPNSEIAKNQIVNQSTPTPLYKIRSKIGVSYGTDLRKAKRILLEIFRAHPEVLKDPAPGVYFTEFGDSSLELFYVCWVADYRNQFRIRDELNMSIKDRFEGERVEIPFPQRDIHVRQERAWLQTSGSNRGVAVTGSHKQSEKDAT, from the coding sequence ATGTCGCTCACTGCAAAGCTTGCGCGGAGATGCATGTTCCAACTTGCTCCGGCAAGTGTTGTCTTGGTTCTGACTCTGACAGCCGATGGTCTGGCGGGTGCAATTGGAGAGGGAGCCGCCGGGACGCCTGACCTTTCTCGAGAATTCCTGCGCTTCGTAATCTGGTTACCAGGGAGCTTCGTTGCAGGCAAGATAGTCCTCCTTATCTGGAACTGGGTGCTTTTGCCCATCGCCAGGCGGACACGAACAAGCCTTGATGTTGTGATGCTTGAAGGTTCCCGCGCGTCGGTGCAGTGGGCGGTCTTTCTGGCTGGGCTGAACATGGCCGCCCGTGCGAGCTTTCAAGGAGCGCCGGCCGTTACCGAATCTGTTGCCTGGACAGTTCTGAGAGGGGCACTTTACGTGGCCGTGGTTCTGGCTCTTACATCGGTTGCCTACTCTTTTGCGCGCGCTTTTACGGAATGGTACGGAAAAGGGGTCGGGGGTGGAGAGCGTCCGACTTCCCATGACCAGGTTGTTACACTTCTCCGGAAAATCGCCAAGTTTGTGTTTTTCTTCATCGCTTTCACAATTATCTTCGACCATTTCGGCGTCCAGATTGCCGGGGTCCTTGCGACAGCAGGTGTGGTATCGCTAGCCGTTGCGTTTGCCGCGCAGGAAACCATCGCCAACATGATAGCAGGATTCGCCTTGACGATGGACCGCCCATTCCGGCCAGGTGACAGGGTTGAATTAGCCAACGGGAAGATGGGGGATGTGCTGGAGATCGGGTTTCGAAGCACCCGCATCCTGGCCTTCGATAACACTGTAATCAACATCCCGAACTCGGAGATCGCCAAGAACCAAATAGTCAATCAAAGCACGCCAACCCCGCTTTACAAAATCAGGTCAAAGATCGGCGTCAGTTACGGAACTGATTTGAGAAAGGCCAAGAGAATCCTGCTTGAAATCTTCAGGGCCCACCCCGAAGTACTTAAGGATCCTGCGCCCGGCGTGTACTTCACCGAATTCGGTGACTCTTCGCTGGAGCTCTTCTACGTGTGTTGGGTCGCAGATTATCGCAATCAGTTCAGAATCAGGGACGAGCTGAATATGTCCATAAAGGATCGGTTCGAGGGGGAGAGGGTCGAGATTCCGTTCCCGCAGCGGGACATCCATGTTCGCCAGGAAAGAGCATGGCTGCAGACGTCTGGGTCTAATCGTGGCGTGGCTGTGACAGGCAGCCACAAGCAGTCTGAAAAGGACGCAACATAG
- a CDS encoding HgcAB-associated protein: protein MCEKGKKGKGDCCGESKGARVGCCKVESVVTVDARGQMVLPKEIRQRAGIKAGDKLAVISCEKGNKVHCISLVKASDYAKMVKDVLGPLMKDIMG, encoded by the coding sequence ATGTGCGAGAAAGGCAAGAAAGGAAAGGGTGATTGCTGCGGCGAGTCGAAAGGCGCACGGGTGGGCTGCTGCAAGGTTGAATCGGTGGTAACCGTAGATGCACGCGGCCAGATGGTGCTCCCAAAGGAGATCAGGCAGCGGGCAGGAATCAAAGCCGGGGACAAGCTGGCAGTAATTAGCTGTGAAAAGGGAAACAAAGTGCACTGTATCTCCCTTGTGAAGGCCTCTGATTATGCAAAGATGGTGAAGGACGTACTCGGACCTCTCATGAAGGACATAATGGGCTGA